The following proteins are co-located in the Aneurinibacillus sp. REN35 genome:
- the ggt gene encoding gamma-glutamyltransferase: protein MFTSFSALAANRPTTMGSGGMVTTPHYLASQAAIKVLQEGGNAVDGAIAAASTLAVVYPHMNSIGGDNFWLIYNAKTGELKALNASGRSGEKATIDFYKNKGYNTIPARGYLAANTVPGAVSGWQEAYDYAKKSMGHSVPWNKLLDSSIHYAKNGFPVTQSQEKNTKMSLDEKDKEFRNLQRFEGFVKTYLKANGEPYKEGELFKQPDLGNTLQVIANQGANGFYKGEIAKKIVADLQANGGLLTAKDFADHRADWVKPITVNYRGYQAYNLPPNTQGMASLEILNILNNYDMKKIGEGTADYYHVMIESIKQAFADRDKYLTDPEFSDIPLDKLLSKEHGKALAERIDMKKAAMDVKPLDPKGDTVWLGVVDKEGNAVSIIQSIYHEFGSAVIPKDTGVVLQNRGSFFSLDKAKVNHLEPKKRTFHTLNPAMLMKNGKPYLVYGTMGGEGQPQTQAAIVTRIVDYGFSVQDALEAPRWLHGRTWGAVSNDMKIEGRVPADVTKELIKRGHPVNVFPDYSDTMGHAGAILIDPVTNIKYGGADPRGDGAAVGY from the coding sequence ATGTTTACTTCCTTTAGTGCTCTCGCAGCAAATCGACCGACAACAATGGGTTCTGGCGGTATGGTAACAACTCCGCATTATCTCGCTTCTCAAGCAGCAATCAAGGTATTACAAGAGGGCGGGAATGCGGTGGACGGTGCGATTGCGGCGGCTTCTACGCTGGCAGTTGTATATCCACATATGAACAGCATCGGCGGCGATAATTTCTGGCTGATCTATAATGCAAAGACGGGCGAACTCAAAGCCCTGAATGCAAGCGGTCGTTCAGGTGAAAAAGCCACCATTGATTTCTATAAAAACAAAGGCTATAACACGATTCCAGCGCGTGGTTATTTAGCTGCTAATACCGTGCCAGGTGCGGTATCAGGATGGCAAGAGGCTTATGATTATGCTAAAAAAAGCATGGGCCATAGCGTCCCTTGGAATAAGCTGCTAGATTCCTCCATTCATTATGCGAAAAACGGATTCCCTGTAACGCAAAGCCAGGAGAAAAACACAAAAATGAGCCTGGATGAAAAGGATAAAGAGTTCCGCAATCTGCAGCGTTTTGAAGGCTTCGTAAAAACCTACCTGAAAGCTAATGGGGAGCCGTATAAAGAAGGCGAGCTGTTCAAGCAGCCGGATTTGGGTAACACATTGCAAGTGATAGCCAACCAAGGAGCAAACGGTTTTTATAAAGGTGAAATCGCGAAAAAAATCGTTGCCGATCTACAGGCAAACGGCGGATTATTGACAGCAAAAGACTTTGCTGATCATCGTGCTGATTGGGTAAAACCGATTACGGTAAATTACCGTGGCTATCAAGCATATAACCTTCCACCGAATACGCAGGGCATGGCTTCATTAGAGATCCTAAATATCCTAAACAACTATGATATGAAAAAAATAGGTGAAGGTACGGCTGATTATTATCATGTAATGATTGAGTCGATTAAGCAGGCGTTTGCTGACCGTGATAAATACTTAACAGATCCAGAGTTCAGTGATATCCCGCTTGACAAGCTGTTATCAAAAGAGCACGGAAAAGCATTAGCAGAACGTATTGATATGAAGAAGGCAGCAATGGATGTAAAACCCCTTGATCCAAAAGGCGATACAGTATGGTTAGGTGTTGTTGATAAAGAAGGAAATGCTGTATCGATCATTCAAAGTATTTACCATGAGTTTGGTTCAGCGGTTATTCCAAAAGATACAGGTGTTGTCCTGCAAAACAGAGGAAGTTTCTTCTCATTAGATAAAGCAAAAGTAAATCACCTTGAGCCGAAAAAGCGCACATTCCATACATTGAATCCTGCTATGCTGATGAAAAACGGAAAGCCGTATCTGGTATATGGAACGATGGGTGGAGAAGGACAGCCTCAGACGCAGGCCGCAATCGTAACAAGAATTGTCGATTACGGCTTCAGTGTACAAGATGCGCTAGAAGCACCAAGATGGCTGCATGGGCGTACATGGGGGGCAGTATCCAACGATATGAAAATCGAAGGACGCGTACCTGCTGACGTTACAAAAGAATTAATCAAGCGTGGTCACCCTGTCAATGTGTTCCCAGACTACTCGGACACAATGGGACATGCTGGTGCGATTTTAATTGACCCTGTAACGAATATTAAATACGGTGGTGCAGATCCGCGTGGAGATGGCGCTGCCGTCGGATATTAA
- a CDS encoding beta-ketoacyl synthase N-terminal-like domain-containing protein, whose translation MDKERIVVTGYGIKVPGGYNAAHFTDTLLTGNSALALFKGKGTEGKDIAFGVVHDKLEEVMEKKYRRYPRISLLAMAAVKEAALMAGNPKLDPYRTGIFMGTAVGGTLGYDELVVLAQQNNFKDIPVSGCGVVHYHSLASSVAEMLQVNGVTRTVATGCAAGIEAIQDAMMYLRAGELDTCIVGGADAPLSKTVLYAFAKIRCLSQNKELHHMGVPFSKKSAGFVMGEGASVVVLERESTALQRGADILGVIDGVSTSNDAKGIFFSDNKGEHMLHTLKCVTEGKAPTYVNSQALGMAENDNIEATNHMKLFGSSIPITSIKSITGHTFGASAGAQLVSSLISMQHGFIPGTVHATLDDYPELPIVYHTIQTEVESAVITSHGYGGNNASLFVSKY comes from the coding sequence ATGGACAAAGAGAGAATTGTAGTTACAGGCTATGGCATCAAAGTGCCGGGCGGATACAATGCAGCACATTTTACCGATACGTTGTTGACAGGGAATAGTGCGCTTGCGCTTTTTAAAGGAAAAGGAACAGAGGGAAAAGATATTGCGTTCGGTGTCGTGCATGACAAGTTAGAAGAAGTCATGGAGAAAAAATACCGCAGATACCCAAGGATTAGTCTGTTGGCAATGGCGGCTGTAAAAGAAGCAGCCCTTATGGCGGGAAATCCTAAGCTTGATCCATATCGAACAGGAATCTTTATGGGTACAGCTGTAGGCGGTACCTTAGGTTATGATGAATTGGTCGTTCTTGCGCAGCAGAATAATTTTAAGGATATACCGGTTAGCGGATGTGGAGTCGTACATTATCATAGTCTGGCTTCTTCTGTGGCAGAGATGTTGCAGGTGAATGGAGTGACCAGAACAGTGGCGACAGGATGTGCTGCAGGAATTGAGGCCATACAGGACGCGATGATGTATTTGCGGGCTGGCGAGCTGGATACTTGCATTGTTGGAGGAGCAGATGCCCCCCTTTCTAAAACCGTATTGTATGCTTTTGCAAAGATAAGGTGCTTATCACAAAACAAGGAACTCCATCATATGGGCGTCCCTTTTTCAAAGAAAAGCGCAGGATTTGTGATGGGGGAAGGAGCAAGTGTAGTAGTTCTTGAAAGGGAATCTACTGCTTTGCAAAGAGGTGCTGACATTCTAGGCGTGATAGATGGGGTAAGTACGTCTAATGATGCAAAAGGGATATTTTTCTCGGATAATAAAGGAGAACACATGCTCCATACCCTAAAGTGTGTGACAGAAGGAAAAGCGCCAACATATGTGAACAGTCAAGCGCTTGGAATGGCGGAAAACGATAACATTGAAGCGACCAATCATATGAAGCTGTTTGGTTCCTCCATTCCGATTACGTCCATTAAAAGCATCACGGGTCACACATTTGGTGCAAGTGCCGGAGCACAGCTTGTTTCTTCGCTGATCAGCATGCAGCATGGCTTTATTCCCGGTACAGTGCATGCGACTTTAGATGACTATCCTGAACTGCCTATTGTATATCATACGATTCAGACGGAGGTAGAGAGCGCAGTTATCACATCGCACGGATACGGGGGAAATAACGCCTCCCTCTTTGTTTCTAAATATTGA
- a CDS encoding methyl-accepting chemotaxis protein: MKKWLGKLATPSIKTKLLGSFLAVSLIPLIALGVINFYFSKDAMIESNKGHLKSLVDNAYILAETLNNEAKAGKITQEEAQEKFRIAIAGEKQPDGTRKTPTNLPRIGDGDYFFAYNKEIRAVMHPKNFEGQIKDQPNELGVNANRDMYNQKEGYYTFLWKNPGETEPREKIAYLRYFKEWDWVIVMGSYYDNFYEKTQESKEITIYMLLVGLVLVTTVSLLIASSITKRINRVKTVMECMGQGDFTTRVAGDERDELGQMGQALNETIDKISEVLSQVKESSRFVKNSADHLAEGAHQLKSASTEIASSVEDVSQGSEQQSDTLQNLSSYMEELAASFEDTSHNMASVNSMAVKAREASIDGKENIQGTIKQMGSIKDSVQEIQEVITLLNQRTKEISNFVTVITDISSQTNLLALNAAIEAARAGEHGKGFAVVAEEVRKLAEQSAKSAEEIKSIIGSIIEESERSRETVRISSEAVLEGTEVVKEAGQGFDQILSFVNQVAQGIENVNRSIQEVNKGAQDISSSVTELGAFNEQTNASTQNVAALIEEQNAMAKEIHAATETLAHQANSLDDMTKRFTV; this comes from the coding sequence ATGAAAAAGTGGTTGGGAAAGCTAGCTACACCATCGATTAAGACAAAATTGCTTGGATCATTTCTTGCTGTCTCGTTAATCCCTTTGATTGCTCTTGGCGTCATTAATTTCTACTTTTCAAAAGACGCGATGATTGAATCAAACAAAGGGCATTTAAAATCCTTAGTTGATAATGCGTACATTCTGGCCGAGACGTTGAATAACGAGGCAAAGGCGGGAAAGATCACACAGGAAGAAGCGCAGGAAAAGTTCCGAATAGCGATAGCTGGGGAGAAGCAACCGGACGGAACAAGGAAGACGCCAACCAATTTGCCGCGCATTGGCGATGGCGACTATTTCTTTGCCTACAATAAAGAGATTCGTGCTGTGATGCACCCGAAGAATTTTGAGGGGCAAATCAAGGATCAGCCTAATGAATTAGGTGTAAATGCAAACCGTGATATGTACAACCAAAAAGAAGGCTATTACACATTCTTATGGAAGAACCCGGGTGAAACAGAACCGCGTGAGAAGATCGCATATCTTCGCTATTTTAAGGAATGGGACTGGGTTATTGTAATGGGCTCCTATTACGATAATTTCTATGAAAAAACACAAGAGAGTAAGGAAATCACAATCTATATGCTTCTTGTAGGCCTGGTGCTGGTAACGACGGTGTCCCTGTTAATTGCATCAAGTATCACGAAGCGGATCAATCGGGTTAAAACTGTGATGGAGTGTATGGGTCAAGGTGACTTCACCACAAGGGTTGCAGGAGATGAGCGGGATGAGCTTGGACAGATGGGACAAGCCCTCAATGAAACCATTGATAAGATTTCCGAGGTACTTTCCCAGGTTAAAGAATCCTCTCGTTTTGTGAAAAACTCTGCCGATCATCTAGCTGAGGGAGCACATCAATTAAAGAGCGCCTCAACAGAGATTGCCTCTTCTGTAGAAGACGTATCACAAGGATCGGAGCAGCAATCTGATACTCTGCAAAATCTCTCCAGCTATATGGAGGAGCTTGCAGCGAGCTTCGAGGATACATCGCATAATATGGCATCTGTTAATAGCATGGCAGTCAAAGCAAGAGAGGCCAGTATAGACGGAAAGGAAAACATTCAAGGAACGATTAAGCAAATGGGATCGATCAAGGATTCTGTGCAAGAGATCCAGGAAGTCATTACGCTGCTTAATCAGCGTACAAAAGAAATCAGCAATTTTGTCACTGTCATTACAGATATTTCTTCACAAACAAACTTGCTTGCACTGAATGCTGCCATTGAAGCAGCTCGTGCGGGTGAACATGGTAAAGGCTTCGCCGTTGTAGCAGAAGAGGTTCGCAAATTGGCTGAGCAGTCCGCAAAATCAGCAGAAGAAATCAAAAGTATTATCGGCAGCATTATCGAGGAATCAGAAAGAAGTAGAGAGACGGTTCGGATCAGCAGTGAAGCTGTGCTAGAAGGAACGGAAGTGGTTAAAGAGGCCGGTCAAGGCTTTGATCAGATTCTATCATTTGTAAATCAAGTGGCACAGGGAATCGAGAATGTCAATCGATCCATCCAAGAGGTAAACAAAGGGGCTCAGGACATTTCTAGCTCTGTAACCGAGCTTGGGGCTTTTAATGAGCAGACGAATGCGAGCACACAAAACGTAGCTGCATTAATTGAAGAACAGAATGCGATGGCGAAGGAAATTCATGCCGCAACAGAGACATTGGCTCACCAGGCAAATAGTCTAGATGATATGACAAAGCGTTTCACCGTATAA
- a CDS encoding TetR/AcrR family transcriptional regulator codes for MPRTPAENERIRQAAKDKIHAAVMTLFVKKGYHATSINDVAKQAQISKGLLYNYYKGKEELLEAMVQIRIREIAEVMEAAGKLKTPEEQLRHIVEGAIDNVFRQPDVYRFYLNLQTQPEDDRILAVYSEQLNEAAREQFERQCKMFEQLGVKEPRLRSLCFSAALHGAMLMMTTYSKGILVDEIKEQIVRDFCVRPA; via the coding sequence GTGCCTCGTACCCCTGCAGAGAATGAACGGATTCGACAAGCAGCAAAAGATAAAATCCATGCAGCAGTCATGACGCTTTTCGTAAAAAAAGGCTACCACGCTACCTCTATCAACGATGTAGCCAAACAGGCCCAAATATCGAAGGGTCTGCTTTACAATTATTATAAAGGAAAGGAAGAACTTCTGGAGGCTATGGTCCAGATCCGGATTAGAGAAATAGCAGAAGTAATGGAGGCCGCCGGTAAGCTGAAGACGCCGGAAGAGCAGCTTCGTCATATTGTCGAGGGTGCAATAGATAACGTGTTCCGGCAGCCGGACGTATATCGATTTTACTTGAATTTGCAAACACAGCCAGAAGATGATCGTATACTTGCCGTCTATAGTGAGCAGTTGAACGAGGCGGCTCGTGAGCAGTTTGAACGGCAGTGCAAAATGTTTGAACAGCTTGGGGTGAAAGAACCCAGATTGAGATCGCTCTGTTTTTCTGCAGCACTTCATGGTGCGATGCTGATGATGACTACGTACTCTAAGGGAATTTTGGTTGATGAGATCAAGGAACAGATTGTTCGAGATTTTTGTGTCCGTCCAGCATAA
- a CDS encoding SRPBCC family protein encodes MPTIYHELFIGAPIALCFDLARDVDVHTRTVSRTKEMAVGGVTSGLLERYMRRFIIGRALELKRLAEGECVSR; translated from the coding sequence GTGCCTACGATCTATCATGAACTATTTATTGGAGCACCTATTGCGTTATGTTTTGATCTGGCAAGAGATGTAGATGTTCATACAAGAACTGTTTCTAGGACGAAAGAGATGGCCGTTGGGGGTGTAACATCCGGTCTATTAGAGCGGTATATGAGGCGCTTTATTATTGGGCGGGCGTTGGAATTAAAGCGGCTTGCTGAAGGGGAATGTGTCAGTAGGTGA
- a CDS encoding methyl-accepting chemotaxis protein, which translates to MKITIRKKLLGSFLIVLLFLGTLAGTGYFLLSTVDKTYNNLLHVESEKEMLILEMTSIINEQSKAIRGYLLIGDETSLQTYKQADQGYRKISEKVHTLLSTDKGKQLVGELDRLNDDYDAVVQKLITYKNQNNTAAYQQLIQTKEREVANQFIEKAGETKKFFRDYVDTTSQQVNEQVVKIKRFILIISILAAVVGIGIAFFVSRLISSPIITLTQSAKELSLGNLTIQDVQVKNRDEIGELALSFNEMKHNLRELISKISASSEQVAASSEELFASSEQSSHATNQAAASIEEVAGGAENQMRGMDETKRAVEENAIAVQRIAELTSAISSSAGVVLEEAQQGNEVIERTIKQMQTISVTVDDSAAVIRTLGESSQEIGQIVAAITQIAEQTNLLSLNAAIEAARAGEHGKGFAVVADEVRKLAEQSRQSTEQISVLIEEIQKNTSRAVYVMEKGTKEVENGSIVVNEAGQAFQRILLSVQQAAGEMQEVSAATEEVSASTEEITATVEQLAQVSAEISGSTQSVAASAEEQLASMEEITASADALSQLAQELQHEVTKFKL; encoded by the coding sequence ATGAAAATAACGATTCGAAAAAAATTGTTAGGCAGCTTTTTAATCGTACTACTTTTTTTAGGTACATTGGCAGGAACAGGCTATTTCCTTCTATCTACTGTAGATAAAACGTATAACAATCTACTTCATGTTGAAAGCGAAAAAGAAATGCTGATCCTAGAAATGACATCTATAATTAACGAGCAATCCAAAGCGATCCGAGGGTATTTGCTCATCGGGGACGAAACCTCGCTTCAAACATATAAACAAGCCGATCAGGGCTATCGCAAAATAAGCGAAAAAGTTCATACGCTTCTCTCTACAGACAAAGGGAAGCAGCTTGTAGGAGAACTGGATCGCTTAAATGATGACTATGATGCGGTCGTACAAAAACTTATTACGTATAAAAACCAAAATAATACGGCCGCATACCAACAGCTTATCCAAACCAAAGAACGTGAGGTTGCCAATCAGTTTATTGAAAAGGCAGGTGAAACAAAAAAATTCTTCCGGGATTATGTTGATACGACCAGTCAGCAGGTTAATGAACAAGTAGTAAAAATCAAGCGTTTTATACTTATTATTAGTATACTGGCTGCTGTGGTCGGAATCGGGATCGCATTTTTTGTCAGCCGTCTTATTTCTTCTCCCATCATTACTCTTACCCAATCGGCTAAAGAGCTTTCGCTTGGAAACTTGACGATACAAGATGTGCAGGTTAAAAATAGGGACGAGATTGGAGAGCTTGCCCTATCCTTTAACGAAATGAAGCATAATCTTCGCGAGCTTATCAGCAAAATCAGCGCAAGCTCGGAACAAGTAGCCGCTTCATCAGAAGAGCTTTTTGCCAGCTCTGAACAATCCTCTCATGCGACCAATCAAGCTGCCGCCTCGATCGAGGAAGTGGCGGGCGGAGCTGAGAATCAGATGCGTGGTATGGATGAGACCAAACGAGCCGTTGAAGAAAATGCGATCGCCGTGCAACGCATCGCTGAATTAACTTCTGCGATATCAAGCTCAGCCGGTGTAGTGCTTGAAGAAGCACAACAGGGAAATGAAGTGATTGAACGAACCATCAAACAAATGCAAACCATTAGCGTCACAGTTGATGACTCAGCAGCCGTTATCCGTACGTTGGGGGAGAGCTCGCAGGAAATTGGACAAATCGTTGCGGCGATTACTCAGATTGCTGAACAGACCAATCTGCTTTCTCTTAATGCAGCGATTGAAGCAGCACGTGCCGGAGAACATGGCAAGGGCTTTGCTGTAGTTGCAGATGAAGTACGTAAATTAGCTGAGCAATCGAGACAGTCCACCGAACAAATTTCTGTCTTGATCGAAGAAATCCAAAAAAATACATCGCGCGCTGTCTACGTCATGGAAAAAGGAACAAAGGAAGTCGAAAACGGATCCATTGTCGTGAACGAAGCCGGACAAGCATTCCAGCGTATTCTCCTCTCTGTGCAGCAAGCCGCTGGAGAAATGCAAGAGGTCTCAGCAGCCACAGAAGAAGTCTCAGCAAGCACCGAAGAAATTACCGCTACGGTAGAACAATTAGCCCAAGTGTCCGCTGAGATTTCCGGAAGTACACAGTCCGTTGCCGCTTCTGCAGAGGAACAGCTCGCTTCGATGGAGGAGATTACCGCTTCCGCCGATGCACTTAGCCAGCTTGCCCAAGAATTACAACATGAAGTAACGAAATTCAAGTTATAA
- a CDS encoding alpha/beta fold hydrolase, translating to METRIMKIDLNGLIFQYRETGDPSAPPLIALHALGENAESWDQVAAVLGQNYRVLALDQRGHGGSTRTGIYSFELMCEDLHLFANEMGLERFTLIGHSMGGTVSYLFSERYPTRVEQLVIEDTPPPFFDKKIEIPPEPSEDLPFDWLVISSILQQLNEPNPEWWARLNEIVSPTLIIGGGATSHVPQEKLKEVSERIPNCELVTIEGAGHNVHHANFPAFLAVVKPFLNSQMQRS from the coding sequence ATGGAAACACGAATTATGAAAATTGATTTGAATGGTCTTATATTTCAATATCGCGAGACTGGGGACCCATCTGCACCCCCGCTTATTGCCCTTCATGCGTTAGGTGAAAACGCAGAATCCTGGGATCAAGTTGCTGCTGTGTTAGGGCAAAATTACCGTGTATTGGCTTTGGATCAACGCGGGCATGGCGGCAGTACAAGGACGGGTATCTATTCATTTGAACTGATGTGTGAAGACCTGCATCTTTTTGCAAATGAAATGGGTCTAGAGCGGTTTACATTAATCGGTCATTCAATGGGTGGAACCGTATCTTACCTCTTCTCGGAAAGATATCCAACAAGGGTCGAACAGCTCGTTATTGAGGATACTCCTCCTCCATTCTTTGATAAGAAGATCGAAATACCACCAGAACCATCAGAAGACCTGCCGTTTGATTGGCTCGTAATATCCTCGATTTTACAGCAACTCAATGAACCCAATCCTGAGTGGTGGGCGCGTCTAAACGAAATAGTTTCACCAACACTTATAATAGGTGGGGGGGCCACTAGCCACGTTCCTCAAGAAAAATTGAAAGAGGTTTCTGAACGTATTCCTAATTGTGAACTCGTGACAATAGAAGGCGCTGGACACAATGTTCATCATGCCAATTTCCCGGCTTTTTTGGCTGTAGTTAAGCCTTTTTTGAACTCTCAGATGCAACGTTCTTGA
- a CDS encoding YetF domain-containing protein, with protein MNVLEVLIRTIMAFIILLILTRILGKKQVSELTFFNYVTGITFGSIAAMIAVDRRISAAEGIVGLIVWTILTMLVGYIGLKVPRARVLLDGEPTIIIKKGKILEKTMRDAHYNMDDLSMMLREKGFFSIEEIEYAILEPDGQLSVLKKPVYQTPINKDINIATKPFRYVPTELIVDGEIVYKNLKDLNLDVAWLDEQIRKTGLHSLEEVFYAELQSDGTVYIDKRKDALY; from the coding sequence ATGAATGTGCTAGAAGTTCTCATACGAACGATAATGGCTTTTATTATCTTGCTTATTTTGACGCGAATTTTAGGAAAAAAGCAAGTGAGTGAACTTACATTCTTTAATTATGTAACAGGGATAACATTTGGTTCGATTGCAGCTATGATTGCAGTTGACAGAAGAATTTCAGCCGCTGAAGGTATAGTAGGTTTAATCGTTTGGACCATACTAACAATGCTTGTAGGCTACATTGGGTTAAAAGTACCGAGAGCACGTGTGCTATTAGACGGGGAGCCTACAATCATTATCAAGAAAGGAAAGATCTTAGAAAAAACAATGCGAGATGCACACTACAATATGGATGATTTAAGTATGATGCTACGGGAAAAGGGTTTCTTTTCTATTGAGGAAATAGAATATGCTATTCTAGAGCCGGATGGGCAGCTGTCTGTTCTGAAGAAACCAGTTTATCAAACACCAATAAACAAAGATATAAATATTGCTACAAAACCATTCAGGTATGTACCTACCGAGTTAATCGTAGACGGGGAGATCGTATATAAAAATCTCAAAGATTTAAATTTGGATGTAGCATGGTTAGACGAACAGATTCGGAAAACAGGACTTCACTCACTTGAAGAGGTATTTTACGCTGAACTACAAAGTGATGGTACTGTGTACATAGATAAAAGAAAAGATGCTTTGTATTAG
- a CDS encoding MFS transporter has product MLKPTIISISMATVMAGAAISPALGLIAKAFPDADPVIIKLILTAPSLMIIPFSFLASFLTSKIRKRTIVLTGLLIYLIGGVGAQFVNSIEAMLAFRLLLGVGVGLVMPLSMSLISDYFSGKERAKMMGYNAAFSNFGGIVTMMFAGFLAGYGWRVPFNVYFMGLVIMVLVYFFLPKDKVQKAKSDGPKQKIALPVYGYALAMGGVMLAYYSIATNMALYLEQSHLGGAGLAGSVISFTTVGGMITSLLLVRLQEVFKKFIIPIMLFSMGIAFTILSFTHAVPLIIVSVCLVGFGQGVLFPLLTLKAMDYVAPHQSDRAVAITSSCTFIGQFLSPIVLDSMGKLFHTSSIRFQYGVLAACLLLIFTTILFFMFNRSRSTAMSNKTSTGNATDNQPVG; this is encoded by the coding sequence ATGCTCAAGCCAACAATCATCTCAATTTCAATGGCAACCGTGATGGCTGGAGCCGCTATTTCACCTGCTCTCGGGTTGATTGCCAAAGCGTTTCCTGATGCAGACCCAGTTATTATCAAACTGATCTTAACTGCACCATCTCTTATGATTATTCCCTTCTCGTTTTTGGCAAGCTTTCTCACAAGCAAAATAAGAAAGCGCACCATTGTGCTTACCGGCTTATTGATCTATCTGATCGGTGGAGTCGGCGCACAGTTTGTTAACTCCATCGAAGCCATGCTGGCCTTCCGCCTCCTATTAGGTGTAGGCGTTGGTCTGGTTATGCCGCTGTCCATGTCCTTAATCAGCGACTACTTCTCAGGAAAAGAACGGGCCAAAATGATGGGCTACAATGCTGCTTTTAGCAACTTTGGCGGCATTGTCACCATGATGTTCGCCGGTTTTCTTGCAGGCTACGGCTGGCGTGTCCCTTTTAATGTTTACTTTATGGGACTTGTCATCATGGTTCTGGTGTATTTCTTTTTACCTAAAGACAAGGTACAAAAAGCAAAAAGCGATGGACCAAAACAGAAAATCGCACTTCCTGTATACGGGTATGCCCTCGCTATGGGCGGAGTTATGCTTGCCTATTATTCCATCGCAACCAATATGGCGCTCTATCTCGAACAGAGTCACTTAGGTGGCGCCGGACTCGCCGGTTCCGTCATTTCCTTTACAACCGTTGGTGGTATGATTACAAGCTTACTACTTGTACGCTTGCAGGAAGTATTCAAGAAATTCATCATACCGATCATGCTATTCAGCATGGGTATTGCGTTTACAATCTTATCGTTCACACATGCCGTTCCGCTTATTATTGTCAGTGTTTGTCTCGTCGGATTTGGGCAAGGGGTACTCTTTCCCCTGCTGACCCTCAAAGCAATGGACTACGTCGCACCGCATCAAAGTGATCGGGCGGTAGCCATTACATCGAGCTGTACATTTATCGGTCAGTTTCTCTCGCCAATCGTACTTGATAGCATGGGCAAACTATTCCACACTTCGTCCATACGTTTCCAATACGGAGTACTTGCTGCTTGCTTGCTGCTAATCTTTACAACCATTCTGTTTTTCATGTTCAATCGCTCCCGTTCGACTGCAATGAGTAACAAAACTAGCACTGGCAACGCAACAGACAATCAACCTGTCGGCTAA
- a CDS encoding TetR/AcrR family transcriptional regulator, with product MAPKSDEQYKKIRDKRYEELSNAALKIFSSKGFAATKISDITSSVNLSHGLFYHYFQSKEDIYISLIMNVLDMFTEAVNDIERRDGTPWEKLTWLTERTFSASLEEGLYRHILVIQAFQSESIPLEIKKAMSEKYQAAMQGISRIIAAGQRDGVFVEDDPMELAIYYLSLSHGLTLWNVKGFAPITVSVEKVMRHLKA from the coding sequence ATGGCACCGAAAAGTGATGAGCAATATAAAAAGATTCGGGATAAGCGGTATGAAGAACTCAGTAATGCTGCCCTAAAAATCTTTAGCAGTAAAGGATTTGCAGCAACAAAAATCAGTGATATTACCTCGTCCGTAAACCTAAGTCACGGCTTGTTTTATCACTACTTTCAATCCAAGGAAGATATTTATATTTCCTTGATTATGAACGTATTGGATATGTTTACTGAAGCAGTGAATGATATCGAGCGACGGGATGGTACGCCGTGGGAGAAGCTTACATGGCTTACGGAACGAACCTTTTCAGCATCATTAGAAGAAGGACTGTATCGCCATATATTGGTCATTCAAGCATTTCAATCCGAGTCCATTCCTCTTGAAATAAAAAAGGCAATGAGTGAAAAATATCAAGCGGCAATGCAGGGAATCAGCCGCATCATTGCTGCAGGACAACGGGATGGTGTATTTGTAGAGGATGATCCAATGGAGCTGGCCATTTACTACCTTTCCCTTAGTCATGGACTCACATTATGGAATGTAAAAGGATTTGCACCGATTACTGTTTCGGTTGAAAAAGTAATGCGCCACTTAAAGGCGTAG